TTCCTAATTTTAGATTTTTCATAGAATTAAATAATTAAATAATTGATAATGCAAATTAAATATATTTTTTTGTTACTGCCAAAATTTTAGCTATTTTTTTATTTTTTTTTGAATACACGATTCAATTTAACTTTTGTCTCTCTCTCCTTAATCGCTTCTCTTTTATCGTAAAGTTTTTTACCTCTTGCTAATGCAATCAAAACTTTAGCTTTACCTCTATCATTGATATAAACCTTCAATGGCACTATGGTATTCCCTATATCTTTCATCTTCTTACTCCACTTATCCAGCTCTCTTTTATGAAGAAGCAACTTTCGTTCTCGCTTTATTTTATGATTATAGAAAGTCCCTAATTTGTATTCATCTATTGTCATATTGATAATATAGAGTTCTCCTTCTATAAATTGACAAAAACTTTCTGTGATAGATGCCTTAGAAGACCTCAAGGCCTTAATCTCCGTACCTGTTAAAACAATTCCTGCTTCAATCTGTTCTAAAATTTCGTACTCAAAACGAGCTCTCTTATTGGAAATACTGACTGTCCTCTGAATCTTCATCTCGCCCTAATTAAATGCAATTACCATACCAATACACCAAAAACAAAAGGTTGTATTTTAAAAATTCTTCTTATTTTTGTGCAAATTTACAAAACTATATGTTAACAGTATCAAATCTATCTTTACAATTCGGGAAAAGAGTTCTTTTCGACGAGGTTAATATAAAATTCACTAAAGGAAATTGCTACGGTATCATCGGTGCTAATGGTGCCGGAAAATCTACTTTCCTAAAAATACTTAGCGGTAAACAAGACCCTACTACAGGTAATGTGTCTTTAGAACCAGGCAAGAGAATGTCGGTGCTAGAGCAAGATCACTTCGCATACGACCAATACACAGTGCTAGAAACCGTTTTAAGAGGTAATAAAAAACTCTTTGAAATCAAAGAGGAAATGGACGCTCTATATGCTAAACCTGACTTTTCTGATGAAGACGGTATAAAAGCTGGGGAACTAGGTGTTATTTATGATGAGATGGGTGGTTGGAATGCTGAAGCTGACGCCCAAACTATGCTTTCTAATGTTGGTATCAAAGAGGATATGCACTACCAAATGATGAGTGAGTTAGAAAACAAAGATAAAGTAAGAGTATTACTTGCTCAAGCTCTATTCGGTAGTCCTGATGTACTCATATTAGACGAGCCTACTAACGACTTAGATATTGATACTATATCTTGGCTAGAAGATTTCCTTGCTGATTATGAAAACACGGTCATCGTAGTATCTCACGACAGACACTTCCTAGATGCTGTTTGTACTCACATTGGAGATTTAGACTATTCTAAACTTAATCTTTATACAGGTAACTATTCATTTTGGTATCAAGCCTCTCAATTAGCTACGAAACAAAGACAACAAGCTAATAAAAAAGCAGAGGAAAAGAAAAAAGAACTTCAGGAATTTATTGCTAGATTCTCTTCCAATGTAGCTAAAGCAAAACAAGCTACCGCTAGAAAGAAAATGCTAGACAAACTTAACATTGAAGATATAAAACCTACTTCCAGAAGATACCCTGCCATTATTTTTGAACAAGAAAGAGAAGCAGGAGACCAAATTCTAGAAATTAAGGATTTAGAAAAAACCAAAGACGGAGAGTTACTATTCTCAGGGATAGACCTCAACTTAAAAAAAGGAGATAAGGTAGCGGTCTTATCTAAAAACTCTCTAGCTATTACTGAATTTTTCCAAATTATTTCTGGAAACTCTGAAGCGGATAAAGGTTCTTATCAATGGGGCGTAACCACTTCACAGTCCTATATGCCTTTGGATAATACTGAGTTTTTCCAAGAAGACATCAACCTAGTGGATTGGCTAAGACAGTTTACCAAAAACGACGAAGAAAGACACGAAGAATATATGAGAGGCTTCTTAGGAAAAATGCTTTTCTCTGGAGACGAGGCTCTTAAATCTTGTAAAGTTCTTTCTGGAGGAGAAAAGATGCGTTGTATGTTCAGTAGAATGATGCTTCAAAGAGCTAACATTTTACTATTAGACGAACCGACCAACCACTTAGACCTAGAGAGTATTACTACACTTAACAACTCTTTGGTAGCGTTTAAAGGAACATTACTTTTAGCATCTCATGACCACGAAATGCTAGAGACTGTTTGTAACCGCATCATAGAATTGACTCCTAAAGGTATTATCGATAGGCACATGACTTATGATGAATATCTTCAGGATAAAAAAGTAAAAGAACTAAGACAACAGATGTACTCTTAAGAGTAAAAAGGATAATGACAATAGGAAGAGAGGGCTGTAATTTGGTAGATTTCAGTCCTCTTTTTCAATAATAAAGATAGAACTATGACAAAAAAATTAAAACTAGAAGAACTAGGCAGAATTGATATAGAAACTTTTAAAAAAACTTCTAAAACACCTCTCGTGGTTGTTTTAGACAATATTAGAAGTATGCACAATGTTGGTGCTTTATTTAGAACTGCCGATGCGTTCTTAATAGAAAAAATCGTACTCTGTGGCATCACACCACAACCACCTCACAGAGAAATACACAAAGCCGCATTGGGTGCTACCGAAAGTGTAGATTGGATTTATCAAAAAGACATCTCAGAAGCTATAAAAGAACTAAAAACACAAGGTTATAACATCATTGGGGTAGAACAAACCACAGATAGTATCTCTCTATCCGATTTTGAAATAAATCCTAACCAAAAGTACGCTTTAGTCTTAGGAAACGAGGTTGAAGGTCTATCTGACGAAGCCCTTCCTTTATACGATAACTTTATAGAAATACCACAGCTCGGCACCAAACATTCGCTTAATGTAAGTGTTTGTGGAGGTATCGTAATATGGTCTTTTTTTAAAGCCTTAGTATAAAATTTTTAATTACTTTTGCTTGATATATAATTTATTAAATATGAATACCACAAAGTTTTTTTCAAAGTTTATCATATTATCCTCCGTTATACTAACTTTATTTTCATGTAAAAAAGGAGATACACCTTTTGTTGTAAATACCACACCTAAAACCAGCTTAGACAGCATAGCGGAGGAATACTATGAAGGTTACCTTCAGTTTCATCCATTAGAAGCCACCGCACAAGGCGACCCAAGATACAACGATAAATTACCTAGCTTGGAAAAAACTAAAATTACGGAAGAGATTGCTTTCTACAGTGATATGATTAAAAAGCTAGAAGCCGTAGATTATGAAGCTCTTCCTGATGATAAAAAAACAGTTTTTAATGTACTAGATTATTTATTAAAAGATTTAGTAGAAGGCTATGCCTATCATCCAGAATATATACCGTTTACACAATTTTCGGGACTTCCGTTAGACTTTCCTCTTTTGGGAAGTGGGAGCGGAAATCAGCCATTCAAAACGGTAGAAGACTATGATAACTGGCTAAAAAGAATGCAAGAATTTCCTAAATGGATGGAGATAGCTCAAGAGAATTTCAAACTAGGTATCAAAAATAATATTGTTTTACCAAAAAGTCTAGTGGTAAAGATGATTCCTCAAATGAGAGCAGAAGAAATTATATCTAAAGATTCCAACAAAAACATATTTTATAAGCCTCTTAAAAATTTCCCCATTAGCTTTAGTAATGCAGAGAGAAATCGTATTACTAAAAACTATCAGGAGGTAATTATATCCAAAATCATTCCTGCTTATCAGAAAATGGGCGATTTTCTTGAGCAAGAATATTTACCAAAAGCAAGAACTACAGACGGCTACAATACTCTACCAAAAGGTAAGGAAATCTACAATTATCATGTAAAACGCTGGACAACTACCAACCAAACACCAGAAGAAATACATAATACCGGATTAAAAGAAGTTGCTAGAATAAGAGGCGAAATGGAAAAAGTAAAAGAAGAACTGAAGTTCAATGGAACCTTAGAGGATTTTTTGATTCATTTAAAATCTGACCCTAAGGCAATGCCTTACCAAACGTCTCAAGAAATTTTAGATGGGTTTAATGCTATCTTATCAAAGATTGAGCCTAAGCTAAAAACGATGTTTAATAATGTTCCGAAGACAGGTTTTGAAATTAGACAAACCGAAAAATTTAGAGAGGCATCTGCTAGTGCAGAATATCAACCTGGAACTCCAGACGGAAAAAGAAACGGTATTTTCTACATTCCCATTCCGAATCCTAAAGCCTTTAATGTAACTTCTGGTATGGAGTCTCTTTTCCTTCACGAAGCTATTCCTGGGCATCATTATCAAATTGCTTTACAACAAGAGAATCTTAATTTACCAAAATTTATGCGTTTTGGTTGGATAGGTGCTTATGGCGAAGGTTGGGCGCTCTATTGTGAGGCTTTAGGAAAAGAATTGGGACTTTATACTAACCCTTATCAAAAAATGGGAGCTTTAAGTGATGAAATGATGAGAGCTATTAGGCTCGTTATAGACACTGGATTGCATACTGGAAAACTCAATAGAGAAGAGGCTATAAAATATTTTCTAAGTAATGTAGCATACGATGAAGCTGGTGCTACAGCGGAGGTAGAACGTTATATGTCTATGCCAGGACAAGCTCTAAGCTATAAGACTGGAGCATTAAAGATACAAGCACTAAGAGCTAAATATGAAAAAGATTTAGGCACTAAATTCAACTTAGCGAAATTCCATGATGAGCTCTTAAATCAAGGTTGTCTTCCTCTACAAGTTCTTGAAAGAAAAATGGAAGTCTGGGCAAAAAACCAAAAATAGAGGTGTAATGTATAAATAGAGGTTTGTATTTTTAAAGACTCTTACAACCATCATTTTTAACACAAAATTTAGTTAGAAACTTTATTAAATTTGATTCATTGAAAAATAGTATAAAAAACACACTTAGAATAGGAGCTATTATTTTAGGAAGCGTTGTTATAATATTAAGTATACTAGTACTTAGCCTTAATATTCCTGTCGTTCAGAACTTCGTTAAAGACCGTGTTGTAAGTTATGTTGAAACTAAAATAAAAACTCCTATAAGTCTAAAAAGAGTTTACATTAGCTTCCCTAATAAGTTAGGACTAGAAGAACTTTATTTAGAAGAAAAAAATAAGGATACACTAGTACATATCAACAAGTTAGATGTTGGTTTAGATATTTTTCAGCTTTTGCAAAACAAAGCAGACTTCACATCTATTGAATTAGATGGACTTAGAGCCAATGTAAAAAGAGACGAACAAGGGCGTTTTAATTTCGATTATATACTGGACGCTTTCGCTAGCAACAAAGACGAAGAAAAACAAGATTCTAAGCCTTTCATTCTATCTCTAAATAAAATAAAATTACAACGCGTTAATGTCAATTTTAATGATTTTCAGCAAGGAAACCATCTGAAAATAGAATTCAATAATTTCGAAACAAAAGTTAAAGACTTTAATCTTGAAGAAAATATTTATGCCCTCAATGGGCTTACTGCTGATGATCTCAAACTAAAATTAAAACAAGAGATATTAAAGGAAGCTATAAAAGAAACTGCAAAAACAATAGATAGTCTTTCAGCCAAAAAACCGATGCAGATAAAACTAGATTTTCTGCGTTTTACCAATTTTGATGTAGACTATGCAGACAATACTACTCAATCTTATTTCAAGGTTTTATTTAAAGAACTATCTGGGGATTTTAATAATATAGATTTACCTGAAAATAAATATGATATAGACCAAATTAAACTTCTAGGTGCCAAAATAAATGTGGATCTCAAAAGTTCCTCTCAAAACAAATCTTTACAAGATGAGCTTCCAGAAAACCCTGCAAAAGTCAAGAGTAAAACTCCCAATGTAAAACTTAATTTGTTCGCTTTAGATGATGTAATGTTATCCTATAATGATAATTCAAAAAAGCATCAACAAGGATTTGATGCTAATCATTTAAACTTCAAAAAACTCAATGTAAATATTAGAGATTTTAGAATGTTGAATGAAGAGCTGACTGGTTCCGTAAAAAAAGTAGAACTTTACGAAAAGAGCGGACTTGCAGTAAAGAATTTCAAAACCGACTTCGCGTACAAGAAAAATATAGCATACCTTAAAAATCTGCTTTTGGAAACCAACAACAGTATTCTTAGAGACGAAGCTGTAATTACCTATAATTCTCCGCAACAACTGTCTAGTAACATAGGCTCTGCTGGGCTAGCCATTAACCTTAGAAACTCTAAAATAGGCTTCAGTGATTTGTATTTATTTGCTCCTGATTTAAAGAAAAATGAGATACTTAAACAATATCCCAAATCAGTGCTAAACATAGATGCTAACTTAAGAGGTAAAGTAAATGATTTAAATATAAACACATTACACATTAGTGGTTTAGGTAGTACAATATTGGATATTTCGGGACAAATAAAAAATGTAACTAATCTTAATTTACTAAATTACAATATCGCCATTAACGAGTTAAAGACAACCCAAAAAGATATACAAAACTTAGCTCCTAGAAATAGTATCCCCTCAAACATTGAACTACCTCAAACTATTTCTTTAAAAGGCACTGCTAGAGGCAGTACTTCCTCTGTTTTATCCCACCTGAAGATAAATACCAGCTTAGGAGACCTTAGACTAGATGCCTATGCTAACCTTAAACCCAAAAATGGAGAAAAATACACCATCTTAGCAGAAGCGGAAAAACTCGTTCTAGGAAAATTATTAAGGAATAAAGATTTAGGAATATTTTCAGGAGAAATAAAAGCAAATGGAGTAGGGTTTAACCCTAAAACGTCCCAAACATCAATCAACGGAAATATTAAAAAATTTGACTTTAAAGGCTATCGCTATACAGGTGTTAATCTCAAAGGGAGTCTAATGACAGGGAGATTAACTGCTCATATTATGTCTAAAGACCCTAATGCTAATTTAGATCTTAAGCTAGCAGGCAACCTCAACAAAACTTCGAATATAAAACTCAACGGAAATATTGAATTGCTAAATCCATATAAGCTAAATTTATATAAAGAACCGCTAGCCATATCAGGTAAAATAGATAGTGATTTTAGTAATATTAACCCAGATTTTCTCAACGGCTATATTCTTTTAGAGAATTTTAAAATCACACACAAAGACCAAACTTTACCTTTACAAGAAATTAAACTTGAAGCATTATCTAACCCTAATGAAAACAAAGTAAATTTAAAATCTCAAGTTGTAGATGCCTCTATACAAGGCAAATATAAACTTACCCAAATTTCTGATGTTTTCCTAAAAACACTTAATAATTACTATGAATTTAGCCCTGCCTCTAAGTACAAAAAGAACTTAGAACCTAACCAGCACTTCACGTTGAATGCTAAAGTAAAAGATGACAATCTTCTAAGAATATTTGTACCTGATTTAAAATATTTTGATGGAGGAGATATAACAGGTGCTTTTGATTCAAATCAACAAAAGATAGAGTTTCAGGCGGATTTCCCAGTAGTAGAATATGCAGAATATAAACTTAGTGGGCTATCACTTAACATAAACAACAGTCAAGAAGAACTAAGATATAGACTCGGTCTAACAGAGGTAACTAATGAAAATTTAGCCTTACATCAACTCGATTTGAATGGAACCATTAACAATAATAATATCGGAATTAACTTTAGCACTAAAGACTCCAAAGGGACAGAGCAATATGCGTTAGCTGGTATATTTAGAAATGAAAAAAACATCAATAAATTTAGTTTTATTCCGCAAGGTTTAATGCTCAACTATGATAAATGGCAGGTAGAAGAGCAAAATGTTATCGGCTTTGGAAAGGAAGGTATATTTGCTGATAACTTTAATCTTACCAAAGGAAACTCTTCCATTTCGTTGCAAAGCCAAGAACAAAAATTAGGTAGCCCATTAAATATCTCCATCTCTAATTTTAAAGTAGAAGATATTACAGAGATGGTAAAAAAAGACAGTCTTATTGCTAGTGGCTCTGTTAATGGTAATGCATTAGTCTCTACTTTTAAGCCCAATTTAAAGGTAGATGCAGACCTAAATATATCTAACCTAAAGCTAAAAGGAAACAGAGTAGGAAATCTAGATATAAAAGCCAATACCAAAGTGATTGACTTAATTGATACCAAAATTGCTCTTACAGGAGAAGGCAATGATGTACAATTAGAAGGTAACTATCACCTCAAAAAAGGGGACTTAGGATTTATTTTAAACCTTAATAATCTTTCCACTAAAACTTTAGAGGCGTTTGCCTTAGGTAATATAAAAAATGGAGAGGGCTATTTTAGTGGAAAACTAAACATCAATGGTACGGCTCAAAAACCTCAAATAAGAGGTGGGATAAAATTCAATAATGTAGGGCTAGAGATTGCTAAAACAGGAACTGTTTTTAAAAATATTGAAGATGAAATAAGGTTTTCAGGACAAAATATTGTTTTTGAACAATTTAAATTGCGTGATACAGAAAATAACAATTTACTCATAAACGGAGATATACAAACCGAATATTTCAAGAAATATGCTTTCAATCTTGATGTTAATGCCAAAGATTTTAAGCTAGTAAATTCTGAAAAAGATAATGATAAAATGATGTACGGTGTACTCTCTCTAGATACCAATCTAAGGATAAGAGGTAATTTGGATTTGCCAAAAGTGGACGGGACATTATCTGTAACCGATGCCACAGATTTTACCTTTATACTCCCTCAAAGTACTCCTACGAAACAAGATAGAGAAGGTATTGTTGAATTTGTAGACAAAGCTAAATTTGGATTGGCTAAAAATGAGGCAGCAGACACTTTAAGCTCCAAAAATCAACTTAAAGGTATGGATATCTCGGTTAATATAGATATAGATAAAAATGCGAAAATGTCTCTAGTTATAGATAAAGCCAATGGCGATTTTGTAAAACTACAGGGGCAAGCACAGCTCACAGGAGGTGTATCTCCTTCCGGAAGAACCACTCTCGTAGGTGTCTATGAGGTACATTCTGGAGCCTATGAGATGTCCGTGAATATGCTCAGAAGAAAATTTGAAATAAAAAAAGGAAGTACCATTACATGGAACGGAGAACCTACTGAAGCCGATATGAATATAACTGCAATTTATACCACAGAAACGGCTCCTCTAGATTTGGTACAGCAACAGTTGGCAGGACTTAGCCCAAGAGAGCTTAATCAGTATAAACAACGTATTCCTTTTAATACCCACCTCATTATGAAAGGTGAACTCATGAAGCCCGAAATCTCTTTTGACATTACAACAGAGGATAAGAACGCCGCAGTAAGTTCTACCGTAATATTAAATACAGAGCAAAGACTAGCTCAGCTTCGTCAAGAAACTTCAGAGTTAAACAAACAGGTCTTTGCCCTTCTACTCCTCAATCGTTTTATTGGAGAAAACCCTTTTGAAACGAGTTCAGGAATATCCGCTGAATCAATGGCAAAACAAAGTGTTAGTAGAATTTTAAGCCAAAGTTTAAACGATTTAGCTGGAGATTTAATTGCTGGTGTAGAACTTAATTTTGATCTAGAATCGTCAGATGATTATTCTACTGGAGAAAGAACCTCAAGAACAGACCTAAATGTAGCTTTGAGTAAAAAATTACTTAATGATAGGCTCAAGGTATCTTTAGGTAGTAATTTTGGATTAGAAGGAGCTACTAGACCTGGAGAACAAGCCTCTAATATAGCAGGAGATATTATGGTAGATTATATGCTTTCTAAAGACGGTAGATATCTTCTAAGAACTTACAGAAAAAACCAATATCAAGTAGCTCTACAAGGGCAAGTTATAGAAACAGGATTAGGCTTTGTAATCACTCTGGATTACAACGACCTTAGAGAAATTTTAAAAAAGAAAAAGAATAAAAAACAATAGAATATCTTTCTTCAAAAATGAAACATATAATCAAACAATATTCAATATTCATACACATTGTTTATATCAGTATTTTTATAGTAGGCTGCTCTGGAGCTTCTACCCTTAAAGAAGGAGAAATTTTATATACTGGAGCTAAAATCAAAATAAAATCAGAACAATTGGACAAAAACGATATTTCTGAGCTGAAAAAAGGTACGGAGAGCAAACTTTCTCCTAAACCTAATGCTTCATTTTTAGGAATGCGTCCTAGATTGTATTTTTATAAATGGGCAGGAGAAACTAAACAAAATAAAGGTCTGCGATATTGGATTAAAAATAAACTAGGAGAAAAACCTATTCTTCTACAAGATGTAGATAGAGAGTTTAATAAAGAAATTACCGTTAATTATGCAGAAAATATTGGCTATTTTAATACTAAAGTAAGATATGATACCCTCACAAAAGGTAGAACTGCTAAGGTTTTATATACTATAACTCCTTACAATAGATATTTTATAGATACCGTAAACTTCCTGTCTTCCACCAATGAAGAGGTAGTAGAAGATATAAAAGCAACACAAAAACAAAGCCTAATAAAACCACAAGAACCCTATAATCTCGAAATAATAAAAAATGAGAGATTCCGTATAGATACTTATATGAAGGAGAATGGATATTATTATTTTAGTCCAGATAACATCATTATTCAAGCGGATAGCACTGTAGGAAACAATAAAGTTGCAGTCAATGTAAAACTAAAAGACCAAACTCCAGAACTTAGCAAAAAAAAGTTTAGTATAGATAAAGTAATTATTTACCCCGATTATAGCATACAAAATGTAGAGAAAGGAAATATTACCATTCCCACTACGACTGACGGTCTAGAAGTTTACAAAGACATGTACATTATAGACCCTGAAAAAAAATTTAAACCACAAGTTTTTGATAGGACTATGTACTTTCACTCAGGTGAAATTTATAACAGAAGAGACCATAACCTTACGCTTAAAAGACTTATAAATCTAGGTGTTTTTAAGTTTGTGAAAAATCAGTTTATCA
The genomic region above belongs to Riemerella anatipestifer and contains:
- the smpB gene encoding SsrA-binding protein SmpB, with the protein product MKIQRTVSISNKRARFEYEILEQIEAGIVLTGTEIKALRSSKASITESFCQFIEGELYIINMTIDEYKLGTFYNHKIKRERKLLLHKRELDKWSKKMKDIGNTIVPLKVYINDRGKAKVLIALARGKKLYDKREAIKERETKVKLNRVFKKK
- a CDS encoding ABC-F family ATP-binding cassette domain-containing protein, producing MLTVSNLSLQFGKRVLFDEVNIKFTKGNCYGIIGANGAGKSTFLKILSGKQDPTTGNVSLEPGKRMSVLEQDHFAYDQYTVLETVLRGNKKLFEIKEEMDALYAKPDFSDEDGIKAGELGVIYDEMGGWNAEADAQTMLSNVGIKEDMHYQMMSELENKDKVRVLLAQALFGSPDVLILDEPTNDLDIDTISWLEDFLADYENTVIVVSHDRHFLDAVCTHIGDLDYSKLNLYTGNYSFWYQASQLATKQRQQANKKAEEKKKELQEFIARFSSNVAKAKQATARKKMLDKLNIEDIKPTSRRYPAIIFEQEREAGDQILEIKDLEKTKDGELLFSGIDLNLKKGDKVAVLSKNSLAITEFFQIISGNSEADKGSYQWGVTTSQSYMPLDNTEFFQEDINLVDWLRQFTKNDEERHEEYMRGFLGKMLFSGDEALKSCKVLSGGEKMRCMFSRMMLQRANILLLDEPTNHLDLESITTLNNSLVAFKGTLLLASHDHEMLETVCNRIIELTPKGIIDRHMTYDEYLQDKKVKELRQQMYS
- a CDS encoding RNA methyltransferase, which encodes MTKKLKLEELGRIDIETFKKTSKTPLVVVLDNIRSMHNVGALFRTADAFLIEKIVLCGITPQPPHREIHKAALGATESVDWIYQKDISEAIKELKTQGYNIIGVEQTTDSISLSDFEINPNQKYALVLGNEVEGLSDEALPLYDNFIEIPQLGTKHSLNVSVCGGIVIWSFFKALV
- a CDS encoding DUF885 domain-containing protein translates to MNTTKFFSKFIILSSVILTLFSCKKGDTPFVVNTTPKTSLDSIAEEYYEGYLQFHPLEATAQGDPRYNDKLPSLEKTKITEEIAFYSDMIKKLEAVDYEALPDDKKTVFNVLDYLLKDLVEGYAYHPEYIPFTQFSGLPLDFPLLGSGSGNQPFKTVEDYDNWLKRMQEFPKWMEIAQENFKLGIKNNIVLPKSLVVKMIPQMRAEEIISKDSNKNIFYKPLKNFPISFSNAERNRITKNYQEVIISKIIPAYQKMGDFLEQEYLPKARTTDGYNTLPKGKEIYNYHVKRWTTTNQTPEEIHNTGLKEVARIRGEMEKVKEELKFNGTLEDFLIHLKSDPKAMPYQTSQEILDGFNAILSKIEPKLKTMFNNVPKTGFEIRQTEKFREASASAEYQPGTPDGKRNGIFYIPIPNPKAFNVTSGMESLFLHEAIPGHHYQIALQQENLNLPKFMRFGWIGAYGEGWALYCEALGKELGLYTNPYQKMGALSDEMMRAIRLVIDTGLHTGKLNREEAIKYFLSNVAYDEAGATAEVERYMSMPGQALSYKTGALKIQALRAKYEKDLGTKFNLAKFHDELLNQGCLPLQVLERKMEVWAKNQK
- a CDS encoding translocation/assembly module TamB domain-containing protein, whose amino-acid sequence is MKNSIKNTLRIGAIILGSVVIILSILVLSLNIPVVQNFVKDRVVSYVETKIKTPISLKRVYISFPNKLGLEELYLEEKNKDTLVHINKLDVGLDIFQLLQNKADFTSIELDGLRANVKRDEQGRFNFDYILDAFASNKDEEKQDSKPFILSLNKIKLQRVNVNFNDFQQGNHLKIEFNNFETKVKDFNLEENIYALNGLTADDLKLKLKQEILKEAIKETAKTIDSLSAKKPMQIKLDFLRFTNFDVDYADNTTQSYFKVLFKELSGDFNNIDLPENKYDIDQIKLLGAKINVDLKSSSQNKSLQDELPENPAKVKSKTPNVKLNLFALDDVMLSYNDNSKKHQQGFDANHLNFKKLNVNIRDFRMLNEELTGSVKKVELYEKSGLAVKNFKTDFAYKKNIAYLKNLLLETNNSILRDEAVITYNSPQQLSSNIGSAGLAINLRNSKIGFSDLYLFAPDLKKNEILKQYPKSVLNIDANLRGKVNDLNINTLHISGLGSTILDISGQIKNVTNLNLLNYNIAINELKTTQKDIQNLAPRNSIPSNIELPQTISLKGTARGSTSSVLSHLKINTSLGDLRLDAYANLKPKNGEKYTILAEAEKLVLGKLLRNKDLGIFSGEIKANGVGFNPKTSQTSINGNIKKFDFKGYRYTGVNLKGSLMTGRLTAHIMSKDPNANLDLKLAGNLNKTSNIKLNGNIELLNPYKLNLYKEPLAISGKIDSDFSNINPDFLNGYILLENFKITHKDQTLPLQEIKLEALSNPNENKVNLKSQVVDASIQGKYKLTQISDVFLKTLNNYYEFSPASKYKKNLEPNQHFTLNAKVKDDNLLRIFVPDLKYFDGGDITGAFDSNQQKIEFQADFPVVEYAEYKLSGLSLNINNSQEELRYRLGLTEVTNENLALHQLDLNGTINNNNIGINFSTKDSKGTEQYALAGIFRNEKNINKFSFIPQGLMLNYDKWQVEEQNVIGFGKEGIFADNFNLTKGNSSISLQSQEQKLGSPLNISISNFKVEDITEMVKKDSLIASGSVNGNALVSTFKPNLKVDADLNISNLKLKGNRVGNLDIKANTKVIDLIDTKIALTGEGNDVQLEGNYHLKKGDLGFILNLNNLSTKTLEAFALGNIKNGEGYFSGKLNINGTAQKPQIRGGIKFNNVGLEIAKTGTVFKNIEDEIRFSGQNIVFEQFKLRDTENNNLLINGDIQTEYFKKYAFNLDVNAKDFKLVNSEKDNDKMMYGVLSLDTNLRIRGNLDLPKVDGTLSVTDATDFTFILPQSTPTKQDREGIVEFVDKAKFGLAKNEAADTLSSKNQLKGMDISVNIDIDKNAKMSLVIDKANGDFVKLQGQAQLTGGVSPSGRTTLVGVYEVHSGAYEMSVNMLRRKFEIKKGSTITWNGEPTEADMNITAIYTTETAPLDLVQQQLAGLSPRELNQYKQRIPFNTHLIMKGELMKPEISFDITTEDKNAAVSSTVILNTEQRLAQLRQETSELNKQVFALLLLNRFIGENPFETSSGISAESMAKQSVSRILSQSLNDLAGDLIAGVELNFDLESSDDYSTGERTSRTDLNVALSKKLLNDRLKVSLGSNFGLEGATRPGEQASNIAGDIMVDYMLSKDGRYLLRTYRKNQYQVALQGQVIETGLGFVITLDYNDLREILKKKKNKKQ